The bacterium nucleotide sequence TACCTGATATAGACGGAGCTATAATTGTTACTACACCGCAGGATGTGGCGATTTTAGATTCAAGGAAGAGTGTTTTATTTGCACAGACATTAAAAATGAAGGTTATTGGAATAATTGAGAATATGAGCGGATTTATTTGTCCACATTGCAAGGAAAGGACAGATCTGTTTAAATCAGGTGGAGGAGAGAAGTCTGCAAAAGAGTTAAAAGTACCATTTCTGGGAAGAATCCCTATAGAGCCGGAAATAGTAGCATCAGGAGATTCAGGCAATCCTTATATACATTTTCAAAAAAATACAGATACAGCTAAAATTATAAAAACAATATCTCGAAAGATAGAAGAATTTGTATCTGGAAAAGCAGCTGAGCGGGAGTAATTTTTGGAAGCGAAATTGTTAGAAAATCATAAAAGATATTTAGAAAGAATAAACTTTTATAAAGACTTCGGCTATGATGTTGAAGAGGAAAGAAAGTTTATCATAGAAAAAGCATGTCCTCTTTATGGTGGTATATTAGAGGTGGGAACGGGTAAGGGATATTTTGCTATTGAACTCGCCAAAGAGAGATATAATTTTACTAGTATAGATATTTCTGATGAGGAACAGGGATTCGCCAGACTCAATATAAAATATTTTGGCTTTGAAAAATATGTGGATTTCAGAATAGAGAATGCCGAAGGTCTAAGTTTTAAAGATTGCAGCTTTGATATAATATTTTCTATTAACACAATACATCACCTTATTCACCCGATTAAAGCCATAGATGAGCTAATAAGGATAGTTAGTTTTGAAGGGAAGATTGTCCTAAGTGATTTTAATGAGGCAGGTTTAGAAGTGGTAGATAAGATTCACGCCAGCGAAGGAAGAAAACATGAAGCAGGTCAAACGAATTTATCAGAGATAGCTATTTATTTGAAAAGCAAAGGATTTAATGTTCAAAAAGATAAAACTACGTTCCATAATATTGTTATAGCATATCAACAAACCATATAATTTTAATGGATAAGTAAAGCATAGCATGCAGGATTTAGTTAAAGATTTTTTAAAACAGAGGCGTTTTGCGGTAGTGGGCTCGTTTAGGAATGAGTCTAAATATGCCTATCAGATTCTAAAAACATTAAAAAAAAGAAAGTATAAGGTTTATCCAGTTAACCCTCATCTTAAGGAAGTTGATAACCTAATTTGTTATCCCAGCGTTAAAGATATTCCTATAGTTTGCGATGTTGCTAATATAATTACTCCGCCAAAGATAACTGAGAGAATCGTTCAAGAATGCAAAGAGAAAGGAATCACTAGAGTATGGCTTCAGCCGGGGGCTGAAAGCCATGAAGCTATAAAATTTTGCCAAGAGAATGACATTAAAGTTATTCATGGTCTTTGCGTTATGTTTGAAAAAATTTAGTTTCTCAGGAGTGAAGAAATGGCAGATTTTAAACAGATTGACGGAGCGCGAAAATTACTGGGATTGGAAGAATGTGCAACTTTGAAAGAGATAAAGAATGCGTATAGAAAACTTGCCTTTAAACACCATCCTGATAAATGCAAGGATGAAGAGAAAAAAAGGTGCGAGGAGATGTTTAAAAAGATAACTCATGCCAATGATATTATGATGAGCTATTGCGCTGGATATAAATATTCTTTTAAAGAAGAGGATGTAACAAAAGGGACAGCAGATAAAGAATTTTATGAGCACTTGAGGAGATTTTACGATGGATGGTTTGGGAATAAATAGTATCTTTGATAGATATTATAAGAAATACGATGCTTGGTATGATAAGCATGAATTTGTCTATTTGTCAGAGCTTGAAGCTATTAAGAAAGTTTTACCAAATAAAGGTAAAGGGTTAGAAATCGGCGTAGGCACAGGAAGATTCGCATCTTCATTAGGAATTAAATTTGGGATTGATTCTTCTAAAAAGATGCTTGCGATTGCCTCAAAAAGAGGAATAAATGTGAAATTGGGCAGGGGCGAGAAATTGCCTTATAAAGATTCGTTTTTTGACTACGTTGCCATTATAATCACATTATGTTTTGTCGACGATCCGCAGGAAGTTTTAGCGCAATCTTACAGAGTTTTAAAGGAAAACGGAAAGATTGCAATCGGCATAGTAGATAAAAACAGCTTTTTAGGTAAATTTTATCAGAGAAAGGAAAGTATATTTTACAAACAGGCGAATTTTTTCAGTGTCGGGGAAGTGACAGATTTGCTTAAAGAGGCAGGATTCAAAAGATTCTCTTATTATCAAACAATATTTGAACTTCCAGATAAGATAAATTCAATTGAGAACCCGCAAGATGGTTTTGGCAATGGCGGTTTTGTAGTAATATCAGGGAAAAAGATTACAGGAGAAAATTAAAAGGAGCATATTATGAATATAGCAATATCAAGTGGTAAGGGGGGAACAGGTAAAACTTTTGTCGCTACTAATATAGCAATTGCTTTTTCAAAAAAAGGAAAGAAGGTTTGTTATCTTGACTGTGATGTTGAAGAGCCGAATGGTCATCTTTTTCTCAAGCCTCGTATTGATAGAGAAGAAGATATCAGCTTACTGGCGCCTGTTGGGGTTGATAATGAGAAATGTATTAAATGCGGTAAGTGCCAGGATGCCTGTCGCTATAATGCAATAGCTGTAATAAAAGATAAGGTTCTATTCTTTCCTCAATTGTGTCATGTTTGCGGAGCCTGTAAGATTGTTTGTCCAGAGGATGCAATTATTGAAAAAGATAAGAAAATAGGGGTCCTGAAACATGGGAAAAGCGGCACAATAGATTTTCACTATGCGCTTCTTGAAACTGGTGAAGGAGGGATGTCTCCCAGATTGATTAAAAGAGTTAAAGAATGTGCTGGCAATGGAATAAATATACTTGATTCTTCTCCCGGGACTGCATGTCCTGTTGTGGAAACAGTAAAGGATGTTGATTTATGTGTGCTTGTTACAGATCCCACGCCTTTTGGGGTAAATGACCTGAAACTGGCTGTGGATATGTGCCGTAAGATAAATCGGGAACCGGTAGTCTTGGTTAACCGAGCTGAATATATGAACGATAATCTCAAAAAATACTGTAAGGAGCAGCAACTGGAACTTATAGGAGAGATTCCGGATGACAGGAGAATAGCAGAAGTCTATTCTGTAGGGGATATAGTTGTGGAGAAACTGCCTCAATATAAAAAGCTATTTGAGGATATTGCTGAGAGGATAGAGAAACTGGCGCAGAAAAAGAGAGTTGTTAAAAAAATACGTCTCTCTGTAGAAAAAGAGGAAGAAAAAACAGATGATAAAAAAACAGAAAAAGCCAAGCCTGCATCTTTTTCTGCCGCAAATAAACCAAAGGAATTAGTTATTATAAGCGGAAAGGGAGGAACAGGAAAGACTTCTTTGGCAGCTTCTTTTGTTGCTCTGGCTAAAAAGACAATAATATCCGACTGTGATGTAGATGCAGCTGACCTGCATCTGCTTTTAGCTCCGCAAATTAAAAAAAGAGGGAATTTTAGCGGTGGTGTGACTGCAGAAATAGATCCAGAAAAGTGTACTGGTTGTAATAGGTGTAAGGATGCATGTCGGTTTTTTGCTATAGAAAGCTACAACAGCGAGTCTGGAAAAGAGTTATGCCGTATTGATCCTGTTGCTTGTGAAGGATGCGGCGTATGTTATCTTGTGTGTAAAGATTCAGCTGTAAAGGTAGAAGATGCTATTAATGGAGAGTGGTTTGTTTCAGAAACAAGATTTGGACCAATGACTCATGCAAAACTCGGAGTAGCTGAAGAGAATTCAGGAAGGCTGGTTACATTGGTAAGGAATAAGGCGGCCGAATCTGCCGCTGAGGTGGAGGAAAATAAGCTAATAATAGACGGCGCTCCGGGAACTGGTTGTCCTGTAATAGCCTCTATAACTGGTTCAGATTATGCCTTAATTGTTACAGAGCCGACTGTATCAGGTATTCATGATATGAAGCGCATTCTTGATGTGACAAGACACTTTGGAGTTACCTCAGGAATTGTGGTAAATAAATATGACCTGAATATAGATATGACCGAGAAAATTAAAAATATAGCAAAAGACTATGATAGTGAATTCATTGGAACAATACCGTATGATAAAAGGGTGACTGAAGCCCAGATGAAGGCATTATCCATTATTGAGTATACAGAAGACGGAGCCGTTGTAAAAAGCATAAAACAGATTTGGAAAAAGATAAACTCTATTATTAACATAAATCAATAACAAGGAGGTAATCAAATGCCAAGAGGAGACGGAACAGGACCAGGAGGAATGGGCCCAGGAACAGGAAGAGGCAGGGGAGGTGGAGTCGGTGCAGGACAAGGCGGAGGACGCGGCAGAATGAGCGGCACACGTCCGGGAGCAGGTCCAAGCGGAAACTGTGTTTGTCCAAGCTGCGGGACAAAGGTCCCACATCAGGCAGGAGTCCCATGTTATAATGTCAACTGTCCCAAATGCGGGACAAAAATGGTCAGAGGATAGATTAAGAGTGACAAAAATTCTGCAAGTTAGACAAAAAATATTAAATAAAAAAGGGTATCAAAGTGGAAATCAAAGTAGATGATGCAAATTTTAAGCAGGAGGTATTAGAATCAGATATTCCTGTCCTTGTGGATTTTTGGGCAGAGTGGTGCGGCCCATGCCGTATGATTGCTCCTGCAGTTGAGGAGATAGCTGAAGAATACAATGGTAAGTTAAAAGTCTGTAAAGTAAATGTTGATGAAGCTCCAGGAACATCTTCAGAATACGGCATTATGAGCATACCTACTTTAGCTATCTTTAAAGACGGTGCTGTAGTAGACAAGGTTATAGGTGTAGTTCCCAAGACAGAACTTGTTTCTAAAATTACGCCTTATATTTGATTGCAGAAACCATAGAGAAGTGTGTGGTGATAGGTAGTTACAAAATTTAGAGTAGAAGATAAACAGAATTAAACTATAAGAGCCAAAGGAGAAAGACAATGGCAAAATTACCAGAAGCTGTCAGGAAAGCGATTGACAAACAGGATGTTTTCTCAGTTGCTACATGCAGTTCTGAAGGAGTTCCAAATGTTGTTTATGTTAGCTGGTTAAAAGTAATAGATGATGAAACTGTATTAATATCAGATAATTATTTCAGTAAAACACGCAGCAATATTTTGAGTAATCCAAAGATGGCTTTTGTTGTTAGCGATAAGGATAAAGGTTCATTTCAAGTAAAGGGAAGTGTTGAGCGATTGACGGATGGTCCAATGTTTGAAGAAATGCAGGAGTGGGTTCGTGATGATTTGCCAAGGGTTGCGGCTGTTGTTTTGCATGTGGCAGAAGTGTATAACGGAGCCAAACGGCTTATATAAAAAGGTTAATAAAAAAAGAAAGGTTAATGATGAAAACTTATGATGTGATTGTTATTGGCGGCAGCGCGGCAGGGATTCCTGCTGCTATTACG carries:
- a CDS encoding J domain-containing protein yields the protein MADFKQIDGARKLLGLEECATLKEIKNAYRKLAFKHHPDKCKDEEKKRCEEMFKKITHANDIMMSYCAGYKYSFKEEDVTKGTADKEFYEHLRRFYDGWFGNK
- the trxA gene encoding thioredoxin, with protein sequence MKVEIKVDDANFKQEVLESDIPVLVDFWAEWCGPCRMIAPAVEEIAEEYNGKLKVCKVNVDEAPGTSSEYGIMSIPTLAIFKDGAVVDKVIGVVPKTELVSKITPYI
- a CDS encoding class I SAM-dependent methyltransferase; the protein is MDGLGINSIFDRYYKKYDAWYDKHEFVYLSELEAIKKVLPNKGKGLEIGVGTGRFASSLGIKFGIDSSKKMLAIASKRGINVKLGRGEKLPYKDSFFDYVAIIITLCFVDDPQEVLAQSYRVLKENGKIAIGIVDKNSFLGKFYQRKESIFYKQANFFSVGEVTDLLKEAGFKRFSYYQTIFELPDKINSIENPQDGFGNGGFVVISGKKITGEN
- a CDS encoding CoA-binding protein; protein product: MQDLVKDFLKQRRFAVVGSFRNESKYAYQILKTLKKRKYKVYPVNPHLKEVDNLICYPSVKDIPIVCDVANIITPPKITERIVQECKEKGITRVWLQPGAESHEAIKFCQENDIKVIHGLCVMFEKI
- a CDS encoding pyridoxamine 5'-phosphate oxidase family protein; the protein is MAKLPEAVRKAIDKQDVFSVATCSSEGVPNVVYVSWLKVIDDETVLISDNYFSKTRSNILSNPKMAFVVSDKDKGSFQVKGSVERLTDGPMFEEMQEWVRDDLPRVAAVVLHVAEVYNGAKRLI
- a CDS encoding P-loop NTPase, with the translated sequence MNIAISSGKGGTGKTFVATNIAIAFSKKGKKVCYLDCDVEEPNGHLFLKPRIDREEDISLLAPVGVDNEKCIKCGKCQDACRYNAIAVIKDKVLFFPQLCHVCGACKIVCPEDAIIEKDKKIGVLKHGKSGTIDFHYALLETGEGGMSPRLIKRVKECAGNGINILDSSPGTACPVVETVKDVDLCVLVTDPTPFGVNDLKLAVDMCRKINREPVVLVNRAEYMNDNLKKYCKEQQLELIGEIPDDRRIAEVYSVGDIVVEKLPQYKKLFEDIAERIEKLAQKKRVVKKIRLSVEKEEEKTDDKKTEKAKPASFSAANKPKELVIISGKGGTGKTSLAASFVALAKKTIISDCDVDAADLHLLLAPQIKKRGNFSGGVTAEIDPEKCTGCNRCKDACRFFAIESYNSESGKELCRIDPVACEGCGVCYLVCKDSAVKVEDAINGEWFVSETRFGPMTHAKLGVAEENSGRLVTLVRNKAAESAAEVEENKLIIDGAPGTGCPVIASITGSDYALIVTEPTVSGIHDMKRILDVTRHFGVTSGIVVNKYDLNIDMTEKIKNIAKDYDSEFIGTIPYDKRVTEAQMKALSIIEYTEDGAVVKSIKQIWKKINSIININQ
- a CDS encoding class I SAM-dependent methyltransferase yields the protein MEAKLLENHKRYLERINFYKDFGYDVEEERKFIIEKACPLYGGILEVGTGKGYFAIELAKERYNFTSIDISDEEQGFARLNIKYFGFEKYVDFRIENAEGLSFKDCSFDIIFSINTIHHLIHPIKAIDELIRIVSFEGKIVLSDFNEAGLEVVDKIHASEGRKHEAGQTNLSEIAIYLKSKGFNVQKDKTTFHNIVIAYQQTI